GAAACCGCCGACGATCCGGCGGAGGATCACCAGCGGCGCCGCAACGCACTCAAACGCACGGTGGAAAGAGCAGTGGGCAAGTGAAGTATGCTGCGCCGGCGTACCGGTCGATGCCCAGTTCGCGAAGCACATTCGAACGTCGGTGACGCAACGATAGAAGGTCTCTGGATGTGCCATCACCGGCACCCGGTTGGTAAGTCGTATTGGCCTCGTTGTGCTGGCGCCCGTCGCCGTTGCGGTTCTTGCCCTTGACTCCGTCCGCTGCCGGCCGCCGCGAAGTCTCGAGTCCGCCGGGCCGGCAGGTTCGCTCCGACCACGCGCACGAGGATTTGAAGTCGTACGGCCGCGTTGCAGAGGCCGTCACGCCGGGTGGGCGGTCGATGCCCGCCTGATACCGGACGGGGTGGCGGCGATCCCCGCGCCGCGCGCACGCGCAATTGCCGTGCACCAGCCGTTTTGGGGTTGCCCTCCTGTGTCAGGCGTCACCGCGGAAACCCGGTGTGGCGCAGGACACTGATCATCGTTATCATAGACGCCTTAGGTAGATATGAGCCTCGGAGTCGCGGCGGCGGAAAGGTGCAGATGTACGGGTTGGACGGCAAAGTCGCCTTCATTACCGGAGCGGCGCGAGGGCAGGGCCGCGCGCACGCAGAATTGCTGGCGAGCGCCGGCGTAGACATCATCGGAATCGACATCTGCGCACAGCTGGAGACGGTGGCTTACCCCATGTCCACGGCCGCAGACCTTGGCGACACGGCCGCCCTGGTCGAAAAGCAAGGCCGGCGCATGGTTGCCCTCCAGGCCGATGTCCGCAACGCTGCCGAAGTCCGTTCCGCCGTGCAGCACGGCGTGGCGGAATTCGGACGCCTCGACATCGTGCTGGCCAATGCGGGCATCATGGCACACAGCCTGCCGCCCTACGCCAATTCAGAACAGGCGTGGAAAGATTCGATCGACACGATGCTTACGGGCGTGTGGAATACGTTGCAGGCCACCGTGCCCGCGCTGATCGCGGGCCAACGCGGGGGCGCCATCGTCATCACCAGCTCGGCGGCGGGCTTACGCGCCCAAACCACGGAACGTTCGGGTGGAGCTGACGGCTATTTCGCTGCCAAGTTCGGCGTCGTCGGATTGATGAAAGCGTACGCGGGATCGCTTGGCGAACATAACATCCGCGTAAATTCACTGCACCCCTGTGGTGTGAAAACCCCCATGGTGGTCAACGACTTCTTCCCGCGCTGGATCGATGCACACCCCAAAACGGCCACCGCGCTTGTCAACGCATTGCCGGCCGAAATGATCGAGACCACAGATGTGTCCAACGCGGTGCTGTATCTGGTCTCGGACGCAGGCCGTTTCGTGACCGGTTCGACGCTTACCGTCGACGCGGGCTTGACCACCGTTAATTGAGGCGAAGGACGTTTGCATGACCCGGACAGCGGCACGGCCACAAAGCTATAGCCTCTACATCAACGGTCGATGGGTCGAGGGCGCGGCCACCGATCCACTCGTCGTGCTCAACCCGGCAACCGGAGAGCCGATCGCCGAGGTACCGAACGGAACCGTCGCCGACGCCCAACTTGCGATCCAAGCAGCGCGGCGAGCCTTCGATGATGGGCCGTGGCCTCGGTGGTCGCCGCGACAGCGTTCGACAGTCTTGTCCCGGATGGCGCAACGGCTGCGGGCACGTTACGACGACCTGGTCGACCTGAGTATCGTCGAAGCTGGGTCCACCCGAACGCTGGCGCCTTCCTTCCAGGTTGGCATCCCGATCGAGCGATTTACCGATGTTGTCGAGCGCGTACTGCCAAGGTTCGACTTCGAGACGGCATTGCTTCCCCTGGTTACCGATTCGCTAGGGCAAGGTGTGGTGCTGCGCGAACCCGCCGGAGTTGCCAGTTTGATTACGGCGTACAACTTTCCGCTGTTCCTCAACCTGTCCAAGATAGCGCCGGCGCTAGCTGCCGGTTGCACTGCAGTGCTCAAGCCTTCGCCTTACACACCTTTGGAGGCATTGATCCTCGGAGAGATCGCCGCTGAAGCCGACCTTCCCGAGGGTGTGCTCAATATCGTCACCGGGGCCACTGACGCCAGCCACGAACTCACCGTCAACCCCATGGTTGACATCGTGTCCTTCACAGGCTCGGTCGAGGTGGGGCGCTACGTCAACCGGCAGGCCGCCGACACCTTCAAAAGAGTGGTGCTCGAACTCGGCGGCAAATCGGCAAACATCATCTGCCCTGACGCCGACCTAGACCGCGCAGCCATTGACGTGGTCGCCGGAATGACAATCCATGCCGGTCAGGGCTGTTCACTGCTGACTCGCACGCTCGTGCACCATTCCCGCCATGACGAGCTGGTCGAGCGTGTGACCCGCACGCTCGGTCAGCTCACCGTGGGCGACCCAGCCGACTGCGCCACCGACATGGGGCCTTTGATCAGGGAGGCGCAGCGCACCAAAGTAGAAGCGATGATCGCGCGCGCTCGCGACGAGGGAGCCGAGGTCGCCTATGGGGGCGGGAGACCCGCCCATTTGGACAAGGGGTTCTATGTCGAACCGACGTTGCTCGTCAATGTAGACAACAGGATGAACATCGCACGCCAGGAAGTATTTGGGCCCGTTGGCATCGTCATTCCCTTCGACGACGACGATCACGCCGTCCGACTCGCCAACGACAGTGACTTCGGACTCGGCGGCGGCGTATGGTCTGCCGACCCGGTTCGCGCATACACCATCGCTCGACGACTACGTACCGGCACGGTAAGCGTCAACGGCGGTGGGGGAGCGTTACATCCAGACGCGCCGTTCGGTGGCTACAAACACAGTGGCTTGGGACGCGAATGGGGAGGGCATGGCATTGCGGAGTTCCTTGAAGACAAGGCCGTGACGTGGCCGGTGGCCGGCGGATGATCACTGAAGACGAGACCGTGGTCGTATCGGGCCCTCGCAAGTCCGGGAGTCCGAGCCGTCAGTTCCGGGACTACGCATACAGGTTCGCTGCGATGGGCAAACCTGTACGGGCGCTGGGCGGTTTCTTCCTTCTGTCCTTCGAAACCCTGACCGTCATGTGGCGCCGACCATTCGCATGGCGGGAGCTATTGCTTCAATCATGGTTTGTAGCGAGGGTTTCCCTTCTGCCAACGTTGCTACTTGCCATCCCGTTCACTGTCCTGGCCGTCTTCACGTTCAACTACCTTCTCATGGAGTTCGGTGCTGCCGACTACTCCGGTGTCGGGGCAGGGGAGGGTACGGTCACCCAGATCGGGCCGATCGTCACCGTGCTGGTGGTCTCGGGTGCAGGTGCGACCGCCATGTGCGCCGACTTGGGTGCTCGCACGATCCGGGAGGAACTCGATGCTCTTCGGGTAATGGGCATCAACCCCATCCAGTCTCTGGTGGTGCCACGCGTGCTTGCCGCGATGGTGGTCGCAGTGCTGCTTTCCTCGCTGGTCATCTGGGTTGGCATAGGTGGCGGCTTCTATTTCTCCGTCTTCTTCCAGAATGTCAGTCCAGGAGCGTTCGTTTCCTCGCTGACCTTGGTCACCGGGATCAGCAAGGTGATCGTCGCCTGGATCAAGGCGGCTCTATTTGGTCTGGCGGCCGGACTGATTGCCTGCTACAAGGGTGTCACCGTGGGTCCGGGACCGGCCGCAGTCGGCAATGCCGTGAACGAAACAGTGGTCTACACCTTCGTGGCCCTGTTCGCGATCAACATCATCGCCACAGCGGTGAGCGTGTCGACCGTGGGAGCGATCGGTTGAGCGCGCCGACGGTGGGAGTGCGCTTCCATCATATGGGCCAAACGGTGCGCAATTTGGTCCGGGAAGCCGAACGTGTCGGCGAACAGACGAGGTTCTATGGCCGCACTATAGCCTCAGTCGGTGACGCCCTCGGTCATTACAAGATCGAGACGCTGCGATTGATAGCCCAAATGGGTTTGGGTACAGGTGCATTGGCGATCATCGGTGGGTCGGTGGTGATTGTCGGCTTTCTGACGATGATGACCGGCGCCCTTGTCGCCGTCCAGGGCTATAACCAGCTGGCGGCGACCAGCGTCGAGGCGCTAACCGGGTTCTCCTCGGCATTCTTCAACGTGCGCCTGATCTCGCCGTTGACAGCAGCAGTGGCATTGGCAGCCACCATCGGTGCCGGCGCCACTGCGCAACTGGGCGCGATGCGCATCAATGAGGAAATCGATGCTCTGGAAGTGATGGGTATCCGCTCGGTTGCCTACCTTGCATCGACTCGCGTCGTTGCCGGCGTCGTCGTCGTCATACCCCTGTACTGCGTGGCGATGGTAATGTCTTTTCTGGCAGCACGATTCGGTACCACCGCGATCTACGGGCAGTCGACCGGCGTGTATGACCACTACTTCAATACGTTCCTGATACCGGTTGACCTAATCTGGTCGTTCCTGCAAGCCGTAGCAATAGCCGTAGTGATCATGCTGATCCACACCTACTACGGCTACACCGCTTCCGGCGGGCCCGCCGGGGTGGGGGAAGCCGTCGGGCGAGCGGTACGTGCTTCGCTGGTGGTCTCTGCGGCCGTCATCTTGTTTGCGTCCCTCGCGATCTAC
This genomic window from Mycobacterium saskatchewanense contains:
- a CDS encoding aldehyde dehydrogenase family protein codes for the protein MTRTAARPQSYSLYINGRWVEGAATDPLVVLNPATGEPIAEVPNGTVADAQLAIQAARRAFDDGPWPRWSPRQRSTVLSRMAQRLRARYDDLVDLSIVEAGSTRTLAPSFQVGIPIERFTDVVERVLPRFDFETALLPLVTDSLGQGVVLREPAGVASLITAYNFPLFLNLSKIAPALAAGCTAVLKPSPYTPLEALILGEIAAEADLPEGVLNIVTGATDASHELTVNPMVDIVSFTGSVEVGRYVNRQAADTFKRVVLELGGKSANIICPDADLDRAAIDVVAGMTIHAGQGCSLLTRTLVHHSRHDELVERVTRTLGQLTVGDPADCATDMGPLIREAQRTKVEAMIARARDEGAEVAYGGGRPAHLDKGFYVEPTLLVNVDNRMNIARQEVFGPVGIVIPFDDDDHAVRLANDSDFGLGGGVWSADPVRAYTIARRLRTGTVSVNGGGGALHPDAPFGGYKHSGLGREWGGHGIAEFLEDKAVTWPVAGG
- a CDS encoding MlaE family ABC transporter permease; this encodes MGKPVRALGGFFLLSFETLTVMWRRPFAWRELLLQSWFVARVSLLPTLLLAIPFTVLAVFTFNYLLMEFGAADYSGVGAGEGTVTQIGPIVTVLVVSGAGATAMCADLGARTIREELDALRVMGINPIQSLVVPRVLAAMVVAVLLSSLVIWVGIGGGFYFSVFFQNVSPGAFVSSLTLVTGISKVIVAWIKAALFGLAAGLIACYKGVTVGPGPAAVGNAVNETVVYTFVALFAINIIATAVSVSTVGAIG
- a CDS encoding mycofactocin-coupled SDR family oxidoreductase; this translates as MYGLDGKVAFITGAARGQGRAHAELLASAGVDIIGIDICAQLETVAYPMSTAADLGDTAALVEKQGRRMVALQADVRNAAEVRSAVQHGVAEFGRLDIVLANAGIMAHSLPPYANSEQAWKDSIDTMLTGVWNTLQATVPALIAGQRGGAIVITSSAAGLRAQTTERSGGADGYFAAKFGVVGLMKAYAGSLGEHNIRVNSLHPCGVKTPMVVNDFFPRWIDAHPKTATALVNALPAEMIETTDVSNAVLYLVSDAGRFVTGSTLTVDAGLTTVN
- a CDS encoding ABC transporter permease, which gives rise to MGQTVRNLVREAERVGEQTRFYGRTIASVGDALGHYKIETLRLIAQMGLGTGALAIIGGSVVIVGFLTMMTGALVAVQGYNQLAATSVEALTGFSSAFFNVRLISPLTAAVALAATIGAGATAQLGAMRINEEIDALEVMGIRSVAYLASTRVVAGVVVVIPLYCVAMVMSFLAARFGTTAIYGQSTGVYDHYFNTFLIPVDLIWSFLQAVAIAVVIMLIHTYYGYTASGGPAGVGEAVGRAVRASLVVSAAVILFASLAIYGRTGNFNMSG